Proteins encoded in a region of the Gallalistipes aquisgranensis genome:
- a CDS encoding sialate O-acetylesterase, whose translation MKRAFFLLLAVPAALTVHGKVLLPSVFGDNMVLQQQQKVRVWGDSDQKEVTLSASWRDTPVRTEVIEGRWTAEIETPAGSYVPQTLTVRDADSELTLGNVLIGEVWICSGQSNMYMPLRGYTGQPVEGAMRTALESPLYGNRIRMITLPKKEAETPQRDFEGHWEIPSPATSLRMSAAAYYFAQTLTRTLGVPVGIISASWGGSKIEAWMNPASLRGMGYDVDKINADPDIQQRAKCGLLYNGLIAPVAGYTARGFAWYQGESNRRESGRYARLMQEMVGFWRARWGDTKAAMPFLYVQIAPYDYKDADATDGVLVMEAQSDALKLIPNAAMIATTDLGEKTCIHPRKKREVGERLAAEALIRAYGMRLECWSGVRFRHAEFSDGKAVVTFDNARYGLTPQGEDIPGFELAGADGIFHPAVGRIVPSKPIVEVTSEAVAVPTAVRYAFRNYTPTNLRNTLGLPAFPFRTDRP comes from the coding sequence ATGAAACGCGCATTCTTCCTGCTGCTTGCGGTCCCGGCCGCACTGACCGTCCACGGCAAAGTTCTCCTGCCCTCCGTATTCGGCGACAACATGGTGTTGCAGCAACAACAGAAAGTCCGTGTCTGGGGCGACTCCGACCAGAAGGAGGTGACGCTTTCGGCTTCGTGGCGCGACACCCCGGTACGCACCGAGGTAATCGAAGGACGCTGGACGGCCGAAATCGAAACTCCGGCCGGATCGTACGTACCGCAGACCCTCACGGTACGCGACGCCGATTCCGAACTGACGCTCGGCAACGTTCTGATCGGAGAGGTATGGATATGTTCCGGACAGTCCAACATGTACATGCCCCTGCGAGGCTATACGGGACAACCCGTCGAAGGAGCCATGCGCACGGCACTCGAATCTCCCCTGTACGGCAACCGCATCCGCATGATCACGCTGCCCAAGAAAGAGGCGGAAACCCCGCAGCGCGACTTCGAAGGACACTGGGAGATACCCTCCCCCGCCACTTCGCTGCGCATGAGCGCCGCAGCCTACTATTTCGCGCAAACGCTGACCCGGACGCTGGGTGTCCCCGTAGGCATCATCTCGGCCAGCTGGGGCGGTTCGAAAATCGAAGCATGGATGAACCCTGCCTCGCTGCGCGGCATGGGTTACGATGTCGACAAGATCAATGCCGATCCCGATATTCAGCAACGTGCCAAATGCGGTCTTCTCTACAACGGGCTGATCGCCCCGGTCGCCGGATACACGGCCCGCGGATTCGCCTGGTACCAGGGAGAATCGAACCGCCGGGAGTCCGGTCGTTATGCCCGGCTGATGCAGGAGATGGTCGGCTTTTGGCGCGCCCGGTGGGGCGACACGAAGGCCGCGATGCCCTTTCTCTATGTGCAGATCGCCCCATACGACTACAAGGACGCCGATGCGACGGACGGCGTGCTGGTCATGGAAGCCCAGAGCGACGCGCTGAAACTGATCCCCAACGCGGCGATGATCGCCACGACCGACCTCGGCGAGAAGACCTGCATCCATCCCCGGAAAAAGAGGGAAGTGGGTGAACGGCTGGCCGCCGAAGCGCTGATACGCGCCTATGGCATGCGTCTCGAGTGCTGGTCCGGCGTTCGGTTCCGCCATGCGGAGTTCTCGGACGGCAAGGCCGTCGTGACCTTCGACAATGCCCGCTACGGACTGACACCGCAGGGTGAAGACATTCCCGGCTTCGAACTGGCAGGGGCCGACGGGATTTTCCACCCGGCCGTGGGCCGCATCGTTCCGTCGAAACCCATCGTAGAGGTCACCTCCGAAGCGGTAGCCGTTCCGACCGCCGTGCGCTACGCTTTCCGCAACTACACGCCGACCAATCTGCGCAACACGCTCGGGCTCCCGGCGTTCCCGTTCCGCACGGACCGTCCATAG
- a CDS encoding alpha/beta hydrolase, producing MKKILSAAFLAVIFTASAQQPAQKAEQITNRYAMKLSRNDDGSYSLINEKRYAKILDLSEIEDLLVPYTYKRDRLQTQDYRGVEVREFVYTTHKGYELRIAVDMAESERPTPVVFYCHGGGWARGNNGVYRTLSQYMAKQKGVTGVRIAYSLAPQPGADVRVSIADVLAAVQYVRDHAGELNIDPSRMGFVGSSAGAHLAAVGAMRTPEAKAFVGYSGIYDLETAAICQRSKDEQRIAYFCNRDPEILREASPASIVPSGHVPAAQLFCGTGDITVEYTQSEKFAEALRKRGGKVDLQVYPGYDHNLSNKASDKMEEIFFKSVDFLTANL from the coding sequence ATGAAAAAAATCCTCTCTGCGGCATTTCTGGCCGTGATCTTCACGGCTTCGGCACAGCAACCCGCGCAAAAAGCCGAGCAGATCACCAACAGGTATGCCATGAAGCTCTCCCGGAACGACGACGGCAGCTACTCGCTTATCAATGAAAAACGTTACGCCAAAATCCTCGACCTCTCGGAAATCGAAGACCTGCTCGTCCCCTACACCTATAAGCGCGACCGGTTACAGACGCAGGATTACCGCGGGGTGGAGGTGCGCGAGTTCGTCTATACGACCCACAAAGGCTACGAACTGCGGATCGCCGTAGACATGGCCGAGAGCGAACGGCCCACACCCGTCGTCTTCTACTGCCACGGCGGGGGCTGGGCGCGCGGCAACAACGGTGTCTACCGCACGCTGTCGCAATACATGGCCAAACAGAAAGGCGTGACAGGCGTGCGTATCGCCTACTCGCTGGCCCCCCAGCCGGGTGCCGACGTACGCGTGTCGATCGCCGATGTTCTGGCAGCCGTGCAATATGTCCGCGACCACGCCGGGGAGCTGAACATCGACCCTTCGCGCATGGGCTTCGTCGGATCGTCGGCCGGAGCGCATCTGGCCGCCGTAGGGGCGATGCGCACGCCCGAAGCCAAGGCGTTCGTCGGCTACTCGGGCATATACGATCTCGAAACCGCCGCGATCTGCCAGCGATCGAAAGACGAGCAGCGCATCGCCTATTTCTGCAACCGCGATCCCGAAATCCTGCGTGAGGCATCGCCTGCGAGCATCGTTCCCTCCGGACATGTACCCGCCGCGCAGCTCTTCTGCGGCACGGGCGACATCACGGTAGAATACACCCAGAGCGAAAAGTTCGCCGAAGCCCTGCGCAAACGCGGCGGCAAGGTGGATCTCCAGGTGTATCCCGGTTACGACCACAATCTGAGCAACAAGGCTTCGGACAAGATGGAGGAAATTTTCTTCAAGAGCGTGGATTTCCTTACCGCAAACCTCTGA
- a CDS encoding polysaccharide lyase has product MMKRLIFMGFLLLGSACSAGVPEDEPAPGAPDGGSEPAAGMLVADGDTPGTYALIRRSGYNYETPDISNAHAREPFQHIRQSYDEELGAYVFDFYIHIDIDDDRGLPNITDRQRNEIKTDAKSPASMVGQQGDEMIFRWKFRLPEEMKTTEKFCHLHQIKGIDNAEGTADVGNPLITFTARTLSNGKQQFQVIFVGPSSASTGNVYLARADLAEFLGRWVEVEERVVCGMQGSYRVSVKRLDDGRELVSVSETGLAMWREGAAGVRPKWGIYRSFGAGGSLKARLRDEVLRFADFSVEKVSK; this is encoded by the coding sequence ATGATGAAACGACTAATTTTCATGGGTTTCTTGCTGCTCGGCTCAGCCTGTTCGGCCGGTGTTCCGGAGGATGAACCCGCTCCCGGCGCTCCGGACGGCGGGTCCGAACCTGCTGCCGGGATGCTGGTCGCCGACGGCGATACCCCCGGGACCTATGCGCTGATCCGCCGCAGCGGGTACAATTACGAGACGCCCGACATTTCCAACGCCCATGCACGGGAGCCGTTCCAGCATATCCGTCAGTCCTATGACGAGGAGTTGGGGGCCTATGTTTTCGATTTCTATATCCACATCGACATCGACGACGATCGCGGGCTGCCGAACATTACCGACCGGCAGCGCAACGAAATCAAGACCGATGCCAAGTCGCCGGCTTCGATGGTGGGGCAACAGGGCGACGAAATGATTTTCCGCTGGAAATTCCGTCTGCCCGAGGAGATGAAGACCACGGAAAAATTTTGCCACCTGCATCAGATCAAGGGGATCGACAATGCGGAAGGGACGGCGGATGTGGGCAATCCTCTGATTACCTTTACGGCCCGTACGCTTTCCAACGGCAAACAGCAGTTTCAGGTGATCTTCGTGGGACCCTCTTCCGCTTCCACGGGCAACGTCTATCTCGCACGGGCCGATCTTGCGGAGTTTCTGGGCCGCTGGGTCGAGGTCGAGGAGCGTGTCGTGTGCGGCATGCAGGGCAGTTACCGGGTGAGTGTGAAACGTCTCGATGACGGCCGGGAGCTGGTTTCCGTTTCCGAGACCGGTTTGGCCATGTGGCGTGAAGGTGCGGCGGGGGTACGGCCCAAATGGGGAATTTACCGCAGTTTCGGTGCCGGCGGATCGCTCAAGGCCCGGCTGCGTGATGAAGTGCTTCGTTTTGCGGATTTTTCGGTCGAAAAGGTTTCCAAATAA
- a CDS encoding FadR/GntR family transcriptional regulator encodes MTNIKQVDIVLKHIKEQLYQGRLQPGDRLPAERRLAEKLGVGRTHVRAAFQKLEFYGIVQTFPQSGTVVAQEKMQVLESMITDALRIEQYDFASLVYVRVLLEIEAIKLCARNRTDEDLVAIEEALVECEKGFYTDDRVSKDFAYHQALARGAHNPVIASLLLVITPDVLRYYQRYRVCSVPSEEVCFEHRELLRFVREKDEEGAAKMLRRHFQSLRKFAATNNDENHFLE; translated from the coding sequence ATGACGAACATTAAACAGGTCGATATCGTATTGAAGCATATCAAGGAGCAGCTTTATCAGGGACGTTTGCAACCGGGCGACCGCCTGCCGGCGGAGCGCCGTCTGGCCGAAAAGCTGGGTGTGGGACGCACTCATGTGCGTGCTGCGTTTCAGAAACTTGAGTTTTACGGCATTGTCCAGACCTTTCCCCAGAGCGGCACCGTCGTCGCGCAGGAGAAGATGCAGGTGCTGGAGAGCATGATTACCGACGCACTCCGGATCGAGCAGTACGACTTCGCTTCGCTGGTTTACGTGCGTGTCCTGCTCGAGATCGAGGCCATAAAGCTCTGTGCCCGTAACCGTACGGACGAGGATCTGGTTGCCATCGAAGAGGCTCTGGTCGAATGTGAGAAGGGTTTCTATACCGACGACCGGGTGTCGAAGGATTTTGCCTATCACCAGGCACTCGCCCGCGGAGCCCATAATCCGGTGATCGCCTCGCTGCTGTTGGTTATTACGCCCGATGTATTGCGTTATTACCAGCGTTATCGCGTCTGTTCCGTGCCGTCGGAAGAAGTGTGCTTCGAACACCGCGAATTGTTGCGCTTTGTCCGTGAGAAGGACGAGGAGGGGGCGGCCAAGATGCTGCGCCGCCATTTCCAGTCGCTGCGTAAGTTCGCTGCGACGAACAACGATGAAAATCATTTTCTGGAATAG
- a CDS encoding uroporphyrinogen decarboxylase family protein — protein sequence MTQEKEFDFSLSDSQATAVEPLTPEKFDIPAYEAYEQELNERCDAFWKGKEGVLVYRRMRVKEVFSTDCRDMRKSLEWQLGALRKSMEFKADVPNFLEPWYGLGTVASAFGFGYVWNPGQAPAVDGHFGSVEEMLAYDARPVRETEIGRHTLEMVEYFLEKTGGRLPVSYCDVQSPLNVVGNIVDSNQFYMDFVLNPDLVRRAFDRVADLFVEYMKIQREMIGGALAKPGHGFSSSRTFEGMGMSDDNAVMLPGDMYSELAVPAFVKACAPFGGGVFHSCGNWSDKKRLVAGIEGLRMADGAFTKATDPAANPTEGFAEAFAGSGVVLNARMVGSPETVGQKVRELWRPGMKLIVVTYCETPAEQEETYDRIHEICR from the coding sequence ATGACACAGGAAAAAGAATTCGACTTTTCGCTGTCCGACTCTCAGGCTACGGCCGTGGAACCGCTGACCCCGGAGAAATTCGACATCCCGGCCTACGAAGCCTACGAACAGGAACTCAACGAGCGGTGCGACGCCTTCTGGAAGGGAAAGGAAGGGGTGCTGGTCTATCGCCGCATGCGTGTGAAGGAGGTTTTCTCAACCGACTGCCGCGACATGCGCAAATCGCTGGAATGGCAGTTGGGCGCCCTGCGCAAAAGCATGGAATTCAAGGCCGACGTCCCCAACTTTCTGGAACCGTGGTACGGACTGGGCACAGTGGCTTCGGCCTTCGGATTCGGATACGTATGGAACCCGGGGCAGGCCCCGGCTGTGGACGGACATTTCGGCTCGGTCGAAGAGATGCTGGCCTACGACGCCCGGCCGGTACGGGAAACGGAGATCGGACGGCATACACTGGAGATGGTGGAATATTTCCTGGAGAAAACCGGAGGACGGCTTCCCGTCTCCTACTGCGACGTGCAGTCGCCGCTGAACGTGGTGGGAAATATCGTCGATTCGAACCAGTTCTATATGGATTTCGTGCTCAACCCCGATCTGGTCCGCCGGGCGTTCGACCGGGTAGCCGATCTGTTCGTGGAATACATGAAAATCCAGCGGGAGATGATCGGCGGCGCGCTGGCCAAACCCGGCCACGGATTCTCGTCGAGCCGGACCTTCGAGGGAATGGGCATGAGCGATGACAACGCGGTGATGCTCCCGGGCGACATGTACTCCGAACTGGCCGTACCCGCTTTCGTCAAGGCATGCGCGCCGTTCGGCGGCGGTGTATTCCACTCGTGCGGCAACTGGTCGGACAAGAAGCGCCTCGTGGCCGGCATCGAGGGGCTGCGCATGGCCGACGGGGCCTTCACCAAGGCGACCGATCCCGCGGCCAATCCTACGGAAGGATTTGCGGAGGCTTTCGCCGGAAGCGGTGTGGTGCTGAACGCCCGCATGGTGGGTTCGCCCGAAACCGTCGGACAGAAAGTGCGCGAACTGTGGCGACCGGGCATGAAACTGATCGTGGTCACCTACTGCGAAACGCCCGCCGAACAGGAAGAAACCTACGACCGGATACACGAGATATGCCGGTAG
- the gmhA gene encoding D-sedoheptulose 7-phosphate isomerase: protein MSIDRIREDFAEARTTLDAFTADEANWDAIRRAGDLMVKALRNGGKIITCGNGGSMCDAMHFAEELTGRFRENRRALAAVAAADVSHLTCVANDYGYEYVFSKYVEGVGRSGDVLLGISTSGNSANVIEAIRTARTMGIATVALTGKNGGELSSLCDVEIRAPQTRYSDRAQEIHEKVIHGLVHYIELELGVGE from the coding sequence ATGAGTATCGACAGAATCAGGGAAGACTTCGCCGAAGCACGCACCACCCTCGATGCCTTCACGGCCGACGAAGCCAACTGGGATGCGATCCGCCGGGCCGGCGACCTGATGGTCAAGGCGCTCCGGAACGGAGGCAAGATCATCACCTGCGGAAACGGAGGGTCGATGTGCGACGCCATGCACTTCGCCGAAGAGCTGACAGGCAGGTTCAGGGAGAACCGCAGGGCGCTGGCCGCCGTAGCTGCCGCGGACGTCTCCCACCTCACCTGTGTGGCCAACGACTACGGGTACGAATACGTCTTTTCGAAATACGTAGAGGGAGTGGGACGTTCCGGCGACGTCTTGCTGGGCATCAGCACCAGCGGCAATTCGGCCAACGTGATCGAAGCGATCCGGACGGCCCGGACCATGGGAATCGCCACGGTAGCCCTCACGGGCAAAAACGGCGGAGAGTTGTCCTCGCTTTGCGACGTGGAAATCCGTGCCCCCCAAACCCGTTATTCCGACCGGGCGCAGGAGATTCACGAAAAAGTGATCCACGGCCTGGTCCATTACATCGAACTGGAGCTGGGTGTGGGGGAATGA
- a CDS encoding PfkB family carbohydrate kinase gives MFIPNLEKHLERLKDVEVAVIGDFCLDAYYRIDPEHSELSLETGQPVRAVSQMRFSLGGASNVANNLIDLGVRNVYAVGVVGDDCFGKELFRLFDGKGIDRSHICIQSGEWDTHVYSKVIDGERELERIDFGTFNRLNAETENRLLEAIRRLAEKVGHFVVNEQFVHGIHTPGFREGLRRIMKEFPQTVFIADCRDYNTEYPDAVHKLNNREGSILCGLPDTDDPLEEQAREVAGRLREMWQKPLFLTRGERGCLVCDENGIRTVPGFHITAKVDTVGAGDSMLAGIAASLAAGCRPDEAAEFGNMVAGVTIQKLFTTGTATPAEITAFAATADYAYNHDLAESVRRARYFEGSEIEIVTGRESPHDFAFAVFDHDGTFSTLRQGWEQVMEPVMIRAILGDQYDKASEALFEKIEQDVRQFIDKTTGIQTLVQMQGLVKMVREYGFVPEEQILDEFGYKALYNEALMEMVNRRIEKVRRGELGLEDVTVKGSFGLLKALREMGVRLFLASGTDEEDVRREAELLGYAGYFDGGIWGAVNDIKHEPKKIVLNNIINSVGRENASRIVTFGDGPVEIRETAKAGGFTVGVASDEIRRYGLNETKRRRLILAGADIVIPDYSQLEQLKQLIF, from the coding sequence ATGTTCATTCCGAATCTCGAAAAACACCTCGAACGCCTGAAGGACGTAGAGGTGGCGGTCATCGGGGATTTCTGCCTCGACGCCTATTACCGGATCGACCCGGAACACTCCGAACTGTCGCTGGAAACAGGCCAGCCCGTACGGGCCGTCAGCCAAATGCGATTCTCGCTGGGGGGCGCCTCCAACGTGGCCAACAACCTGATCGACCTGGGCGTCCGCAATGTCTACGCGGTGGGCGTAGTGGGCGACGACTGCTTCGGCAAGGAGCTGTTCAGACTCTTCGACGGCAAAGGAATCGACCGCAGCCATATATGCATCCAGTCCGGGGAGTGGGATACCCATGTTTACAGCAAGGTGATCGACGGCGAACGCGAACTGGAGCGTATCGACTTCGGCACGTTCAACCGTCTGAACGCCGAAACCGAAAACCGTCTGCTGGAGGCGATCCGCCGGCTGGCGGAAAAGGTCGGCCATTTCGTCGTCAACGAACAGTTCGTACACGGCATCCATACCCCGGGCTTCCGGGAGGGGCTGCGCCGCATCATGAAGGAGTTCCCGCAGACGGTATTCATCGCCGACTGCCGCGACTACAACACCGAGTATCCCGATGCCGTCCATAAACTGAACAACCGAGAGGGCTCCATCCTGTGCGGTCTGCCCGATACGGACGACCCGTTGGAGGAACAGGCCCGCGAAGTGGCCGGACGGCTCCGGGAAATGTGGCAAAAACCGCTCTTCCTCACCCGGGGGGAACGGGGCTGCCTCGTCTGCGACGAAAACGGCATACGGACGGTCCCGGGCTTCCACATCACCGCGAAAGTGGATACCGTAGGTGCCGGCGACAGTATGCTGGCAGGCATCGCGGCCAGCCTGGCCGCAGGCTGCCGCCCGGACGAAGCCGCCGAATTCGGCAATATGGTGGCCGGGGTCACCATCCAGAAACTCTTCACAACGGGAACCGCCACTCCCGCCGAAATCACCGCATTCGCCGCAACCGCCGACTACGCCTACAACCACGATCTCGCGGAATCGGTACGCCGTGCCCGTTATTTCGAAGGCTCGGAGATCGAAATAGTCACCGGCCGCGAATCCCCGCACGACTTCGCCTTCGCCGTATTCGACCACGACGGCACCTTCTCCACCCTGCGCCAAGGATGGGAACAAGTGATGGAACCCGTCATGATTCGCGCCATTTTGGGCGACCAGTACGACAAAGCAAGCGAAGCCCTGTTCGAAAAAATCGAACAGGACGTACGCCAGTTCATCGACAAAACCACCGGAATCCAGACCCTCGTACAGATGCAGGGACTGGTAAAAATGGTCCGAGAATACGGTTTTGTACCCGAAGAGCAAATCCTCGACGAATTCGGCTACAAGGCGCTGTATAACGAGGCACTGATGGAAATGGTGAACCGGCGCATCGAAAAGGTTCGCCGGGGGGAACTCGGACTGGAGGACGTCACCGTAAAAGGATCGTTCGGTTTGCTGAAAGCCCTCCGCGAAATGGGCGTACGCCTCTTCCTGGCCAGCGGGACCGACGAGGAGGATGTCCGCCGCGAAGCCGAACTGCTGGGATATGCCGGCTATTTCGACGGCGGCATCTGGGGCGCGGTGAACGACATCAAACACGAACCCAAGAAAATCGTGCTCAACAACATCATCAACTCGGTGGGACGGGAGAATGCATCGCGCATCGTCACCTTCGGCGACGGTCCCGTGGAAATCCGCGAAACGGCCAAAGCCGGAGGCTTCACCGTAGGCGTAGCCAGCGACGAAATACGGCGTTACGGACTGAACGAAACCAAACGCCGACGGCTGATTCTGGCCGGGGCCGACATCGTCATTCCCGACTACTCGCAGCTCGAACAGCTCAAACAACTGATATTCTGA
- a CDS encoding GH92 family glycosyl hydrolase: MRNLRSTLLSACIAAIGTTACNSGPAPDLIRHVNPQTGTGASTTVSALTFSAGTESLAQTTPNVCTPNPMTLWTPQTRATEVKCVAPYYYKDSLMQGFRGSHWINGGCAADYGTFTLMPVTGTPFPTSETRASLFSHDSEISTPAYYSVRLERYGIDAEMTALQRTAIFRFDYEGDETPGAIVQINNDRGLGFIEIDPQKREIRGYNPVNRQYRMNHLSAHLNGYFVVRFDRDFESWSIFGDSTIQSGATTARDLKDMGATVTFKDGTGKITAKAGTSFTGLAGAQANLDGEIPEWDFTGVKKEAEKQWNEHLSKIRIEGATDQQKDIFYTAFYHTSLLPRKMNDLDGQRPAFTTGETVPTAYEGDYYDDFSMWDIYRATLPLTAIIEPQKTNDYVNSFIAKYEEGGWLPIFPLHNNYTSAMIGDHGIAMIGDAWCKGIRNYDIEKAYAAMRQNAFDSPDSADYKMGMGRRALKSYLEYGYVPLEDPVLDAFHRGEQVSRTLEYAYDDFVLAQIAKDLGKTDDYDKLTARAANYKNVLDPETKWARGRYADGRFIEPFDPAVKVRYITEGTPKHYTWYVPQDVQGLIDFMGEETFVANLDSMFAHHFYWHGNEPGHQTAFLFNWAGLPWKTQGYVRDILRTEYADGPGGLCGNEDSGQMSAWYMLSSMGFYPVCPGVPQYAIASPMYPKTEIELPGGKVFTIVANNASDENVYIQSATLDGKPYDKSYFTHDDITNGSTLVFEMGPEPNKAWAAGKEARPYSMTPVR; this comes from the coding sequence ATGAGAAACCTACGATCGACCCTTCTGTCCGCGTGCATCGCGGCGATCGGAACGACGGCCTGTAACAGCGGCCCCGCGCCGGACCTGATCCGGCACGTCAATCCCCAGACCGGAACCGGCGCGAGCACGACCGTCAGTGCCCTGACCTTTTCGGCCGGCACGGAATCCCTCGCCCAGACCACACCCAACGTCTGCACTCCCAACCCCATGACTCTGTGGACGCCCCAGACACGCGCCACCGAGGTGAAATGCGTCGCTCCGTATTATTATAAAGACTCTCTGATGCAGGGTTTCCGCGGCTCGCACTGGATCAACGGAGGCTGTGCCGCCGACTACGGGACATTTACCCTGATGCCGGTCACCGGCACCCCTTTCCCCACCTCCGAAACGAGGGCTTCCCTCTTCAGCCATGACAGCGAAATCTCCACACCGGCCTATTACTCGGTTCGCCTGGAGCGTTACGGAATCGACGCGGAGATGACCGCACTGCAACGTACGGCCATTTTCCGTTTCGACTATGAAGGGGACGAGACGCCGGGAGCGATCGTCCAGATCAACAACGACCGCGGGCTGGGTTTCATCGAAATCGACCCGCAAAAACGCGAGATACGGGGCTACAATCCCGTCAACCGCCAATACCGGATGAACCATCTTTCCGCCCATCTGAACGGCTATTTCGTGGTGCGGTTCGACCGAGACTTCGAATCGTGGAGCATTTTCGGCGACAGCACGATACAGTCGGGAGCCACCACCGCCCGGGACCTCAAGGACATGGGGGCCACGGTGACCTTTAAAGACGGCACCGGAAAAATAACGGCCAAGGCAGGAACTTCCTTTACCGGTCTGGCCGGCGCACAGGCCAATCTCGACGGGGAGATACCCGAATGGGACTTCACCGGAGTGAAGAAAGAGGCCGAGAAACAGTGGAACGAGCACCTGTCCAAAATCAGGATCGAAGGGGCCACCGACCAACAGAAAGACATTTTCTACACGGCCTTCTACCATACCTCCCTGCTGCCCCGCAAGATGAACGACCTCGACGGCCAGCGCCCCGCCTTCACCACGGGCGAGACGGTCCCGACCGCCTACGAGGGCGACTACTACGACGACTTCTCGATGTGGGACATCTACCGCGCCACCCTGCCCCTAACCGCCATCATCGAACCGCAGAAGACCAACGACTACGTCAACTCCTTCATCGCCAAATACGAAGAGGGAGGCTGGCTGCCCATCTTCCCGCTCCACAACAACTACACGTCGGCCATGATCGGAGACCACGGCATCGCCATGATCGGAGACGCATGGTGCAAGGGAATCCGCAACTACGACATCGAAAAGGCCTATGCCGCCATGCGTCAGAATGCCTTCGATTCGCCCGATTCGGCCGACTACAAGATGGGAATGGGCCGCCGGGCGCTGAAATCCTACCTCGAGTACGGATACGTACCGCTGGAAGACCCCGTCCTGGACGCTTTCCACCGCGGGGAACAGGTGAGCCGGACACTGGAGTACGCCTACGACGACTTCGTACTGGCCCAGATAGCCAAAGACCTGGGCAAGACGGACGACTACGACAAACTGACCGCCCGCGCCGCCAACTACAAGAACGTGCTCGATCCGGAGACGAAATGGGCCCGGGGCCGCTATGCGGACGGCCGGTTCATCGAGCCGTTCGATCCTGCGGTCAAAGTCCGCTACATCACCGAAGGCACACCCAAGCATTACACGTGGTACGTGCCCCAGGACGTGCAGGGACTGATCGACTTTATGGGCGAAGAGACCTTCGTGGCCAACCTCGACAGCATGTTCGCCCACCACTTCTACTGGCACGGCAACGAACCCGGCCACCAGACGGCCTTCCTGTTCAACTGGGCCGGTCTGCCGTGGAAAACGCAGGGCTACGTGCGCGACATCCTGCGCACCGAATATGCCGACGGTCCGGGCGGGCTCTGCGGCAACGAGGATTCCGGACAGATGTCGGCCTGGTACATGCTCTCGTCGATGGGTTTCTATCCCGTATGTCCCGGTGTACCGCAGTATGCCATCGCCAGTCCGATGTATCCCAAAACGGAAATCGAACTGCCCGGTGGCAAGGTATTCACGATCGTTGCCAACAACGCTTCCGACGAAAACGTCTACATCCAGTCGGCCACGCTCGACGGGAAACCCTACGACAAAAGCTACTTCACCCACGACGACATAACGAACGGCTCCACGCTGGTCTTCGAAATGGGTCCGGAACCCAACAAGGCATGGGCCGCCGGCAAGGAGGCCCGGCCCTACTCCATGACTCCTGTACGTTAA